Part of the Sorghum bicolor cultivar BTx623 chromosome 1, Sorghum_bicolor_NCBIv3, whole genome shotgun sequence genome, TTAGCAAGATCGAATATTTTGTAAGAACAACATATAATTACAATGAAGAAAAAAAACTTAGTCAATGCTGTAGAAGTTTGATTTAGGACAAAAGtagaatattttattttttattagaaTGAAGTCCCAAGACAACAATGGGCTAAGTCGCCAAGATGTTCACCGGGTCATTCCCAAATCCCAATATGAACCAAAACACTGCATTAGCAAGATCGAATATTTTGTAAGAACAACATATAATAGAACAATAAAATACCAGACATCCGAAAATGCACAAAGTTGTTGGCTTGTTGCTAATATAGGTTTGATAATATGATGCACATAGCTGCTACGTACGATATAATGCTAAACTTCTACCCAGGGTTTGGAGGCAACATATAAAGAAGgaaacgccaagaagcaccaacAGTTGTATTgcctttccaaaaaaaaaaaacaaacagttGTGTTGCCGACCTCCTATATCGGCCCATATTCTTTTCCAATCTATCCTAAAAAGGCCATTGGACGGTGTTGTTTGGTCTTTTCTGCATTTGTTGGGTCGGAAGAAGGCTCATGTCACAACAGACCATTGCCTAGGCCCAGCCTACCTATGAGAATAGAGGAGGTGAGAGGAGCACCCAATAATTCCACTATTAAAATACttcatccatcccaaattataagtcattccaagaattttggagagtcaaaacaatttttacgtttgaccaaaattataaataaaaatactaagatttctaacgtaaagtgaatatactatgaaaatataattaagaaagaatataatgatacttagttagtactccctccgtccctgaaagctgcaatttatagagttgtcctaagttaaacttttaaaaatttgaccaaatttatagaaaaaagcactaagatttatagtaccaaattaataccattagatttatcattgaatatattttcataatttactcattttatgttatacatattgatgctcttttctataaagttagtcaaagttaaacaagtttgactggcacgaattctaggaattgaagctttcagggacagagggagtaacataataataattattttataatataaatttggtcaaacttagaaaagtttgactctccaagattcttggagtgacttataatttgggatggagggagtacattttATGGTGAATTTAGTTAGACTAATTTGATATTGCAGATATTGGGGTTGTTTAGCATAACTTGAACTCTGATGTTCAAGTTGGATCTACCATTTGTAGACAAAATTATAGTGTTTAAATGTTTATATTTGAtccaaattacaaataaaatgATTTAGTGCTTTCGACGTGCACGTGCCTCCACCTTCATATTAAAGATTTCGACGTGCACGTGCCTCCACCTTCATATTAATGATTTAGTGCGAACAGTTTAAGGCTTAGCGCTCAGCGTTCAATCAGTTTTTACCTTTGTTTAGTTTTACTTTTTGAGAGTTTAAAAAAAACGAGAGGTTGGTTTTGTAATAAGAATTGTTTGGGTGTAAAACTCTTGCAGAGATCGGAATAAAAattcttttttctaaaaaaacacacCTGTTACTAGAGGCGATCATTTTTGAACGTAGCTTTGTAAATGACTAGGTGGGCCCAAAACAAATACCCACCTATATTCATTTATAGAGATGGACATGAAACCATATCTATAAATGGCTAGGTGGGCTCAAAACAAATACCCCCACAATCTTATAACAACACACATGGGTCAAATTCAAACGTAGGCCAGATTTCACGTAAGTGTTAGATTGATCATCAAGATGTACAGTAACTGCCATCCTTAATTTGAATAGATTAGTTTTGAGtactcacaagtcacaacccATGATCGATGGGCCTAATTGATCACGTTTGGCCTATAAGAATGAAGAGGGCCACAACACCAAGATGATCGTTATCATGTTGTAGCTACTCTAATGTAAGTACTAGACCGATCAGGGGGAGCACAGGTTCTGCCCTGAAGGCTACCAGTGACCGGCCGCTAGACCTCTTGCAGTGCCGGCGTCGGCATTACCTGCCTCCCGAGCAGGCATGGGGACGTCCCCTATGGGCATCTCTGATCTGAAGGTCAGTGGCAACAAATAAATTCCTAATTAAGCATAAAGAGTGGATTATGTGTTCCTGTATTATGCTAAATAAGTTCTAACAGTAAGGTGACCAAATGAAAAGGCTACCGAGTCCAAATTTGCACAAAAACAAGATAAAGGCTAATTTTAGCCAAAAGTAACTTGGCATTCTTAGCCACACGCAGGAGCAACAAAACACTTAGGCTATCTCCAACAAGCGAAATCCAAACAGAAGACCTATTTTATCATTTGGGTCACGCAACATAAAAGAGTCACGCACCCAAATTCTCCGGTCTCCAACAGCCAACGCAAAAGAAGAGGACCCTGCATCGACACCCAGCCCCTTTCTCTGACCTCGACGTTCGTACAGATGGCCctgacgacggcgacggcgacccgAGCGCACAACCACCACGGGGGAGAGGACTAGCTGCCGTGGGCATATGGAGGAGGGAGACGACGAGTCGACGACCGGCCGTCAGGCTTCAGCCAGGCGGCGTCGGTGGATTCAACAGCATGGGAGCCGACGGATCCATGTTGCGGCTGCCCATTCGGCCATGCCCGGCAGGCCGGCACGGTCCTCGCGCTAGAGAGAAAGCTGGACGGGCCTTTTGGCGATGTGCGTACAGAGGAGCAGAAGCTGATGGTCGGTCCAGCAAGATGCCGCCGGGGCTGGTCTGGCGTCCAGGCCTTCCCAGTCGGTCTCCATCCCGCCTCTAGCAGCACGCATGCAGCCACGGCCGGCGGACGGCGGCCAGGCCTTCCCAACCGCACCCATTGTTTGTGCTGCTACCTGATGGATCGATGTCAGAGATTTGGGTTTGAGGAGAGAGGCGACGCATATTTGGGTCATGCATCGCATACCACCCAAAATAGGTCCCTTGTTTGCGCTGTTTGTTGGACTGCGTTTCTTACCCATAAAGCCATCTGGAGGAGgcattttgggtttgcatgccGTAATGCATGAGcttttggagatagtcttatgCGGTAGAGGCATTAGGGATGTTGTTTTGCTTGAGgaggattacaaatttacaattACGACTACATGGAGACTAAGGATTTAGTAAACTTGATTGAGATCTAGTATCTACCAAGGAAAATATCCTTAATTTTTAAACCTTGGACACATAATGGGGTTAAGTACATTAGTCGAATCCATCCATCTTAGATTCATGGTTCTTGGACGTGCAAAGCTGGCAAGCCTGTCAATGTTGATTCCTTGACCTCTGCTATAGTATGTTGTAGCTCTTCCGGGTAACTTTGTGAAGATTTCTTATGCTCATTTTTCTCAGTATCATCGGCGACATTGTCAGTCTCACTCTCTTTGCTTTTACCCCACAGGATGGTGTAAAGACTTCCGACCAACAAAATTCCACCCAAGATGCTGCCAAAAGAGGAAGAGTAGAAATGGAAAGTTTATTTCAGTGCCTTTTTTGAATATTGTAACTTTGATCAACGGACAGTGAGTACATGATTTACCTCCCGAGGTGAACAATTTCTCCGAGAAAGAACGACGAGCAAAATACTGTGAACACGAAGCAGAGTGGGGTCCAGGCAGCAAAAAACATAGGCCCCCTCATCTGTAGGCACCAAGTTTGCAGGTAGTAGGATGCTCCCGTCACCATAGAACCCTACGACATGCAACCGTCACATATGTGTAGTTAAACTCTAGAAACTTTGGCCACTAGTGTACACGTTAATCATCGAGATTGGTCACATAATAAAAACTCAACTAATATATCGACTGGTTTGACACGAAAAATACTGCCAAATTAATCTGATttttaaaccctaaaccctaaataaAGATGATAAAGAAAAGTAGTGGTCAAAAGCATGTGCAATAGGCCAAATGGCCAATGCAATAATGAATGCACCAACGGAAGAGGCTAACTGAAAAATTTATGTTTACACGAAAACGTGCCTTCACACGATGTGACgagggaagaaaaaaaaaaggcagaaCTAACTTACTGAGTATAAGATGGCGAGCAAGCTGATGTTGAAGCCTAGCTTCCATTTGGAGAAGTCCCGCTCCGCGACCACCGCAACGATGAACGTTTGCACCGTGCTGAACAGGCACACCGTCACAGTGACAACCAACTTATCTGGATAATCCTTTAGCACCGTAGCCTGCACAGTTAATAGACCTCGATTCAGAATCTGAAGCGGTGGATGCAGACAGGCATGCATGCAAGAACTGCTCAGAGCCTCAGAATTAGAGAATGCACAACGCTCTTGTTGTTTTggtaaagaaagaaaaatacaCGTGAGAGTTGAGAAACAGGTGACAAGGAAACATAGAACTTAAAACACGTAGTGCATGCAAACCTCCAAGATTATCCACAAACACCAGCACATTTCGCCGACCACCATAAGGAATGTCCATTGGATCCATACTGCCCTCGGCACTACTTGTGTCGAGCCTGCTGGTGCTGGGTTGGAGGCGAAGGCATGGTGATGGTTGAGAGGGCTTATTGACGGCCCAGAGAAGAAGGCGATGGTGAAGACTCCAGCCAGGCAGAGCGCTACGCCAGTGACCTTGGCTATGCCCGAAGAGCTCCTCAGCTTCACATCCTCCATCCTGGCAAGTGGCAAGCAACATTTCAATCCGGATCATAGGGTATATATACATGACTTTTACTAGCTGAATATATAGCCTGCGCTCCTTATATTAAAAAATCAGCACTCGTATTATACACATATTTCCTTAGTTTCTAATAGAAGTGCGATGCGGAGAGTTATTATCACACAAGGTCTAATAAGATTGGAAGCAAGGACGGGAAAGAGATTCTAAAGTTTAGTCTTTTTAGCTTTTTCTAAGTCCAATAGTCCTTAAGCTCTCTTGTTTTTTTATGCTCGTCAACAAAGACTTCGAGACTAAGAGCTCATGTAACAAAGACAAGGGCCACCATGTCAAGGGTGAAGCCACTGTCGAAGGAGATGATTTCATTAGAGAAGCGCACACCGCAACGAGGGCGACATCTCCGGCTCTGGCAGTGAGGATAGTCGCCTGGGCCAACGAAGAGCGGGGATCACACATGACACTGACCCCTACATGGCACACCAATTGTGGTGGATTCAGAATCGCATGGTAATCAGGTGTTCACATTGGTCGATGTGTGTGTCTCCTCTAGCTGGAGCACTCAAAACACAAGGGTTTATCTTAGTCCGGACATCTAAGCCCTATATTCAGCAGTGGTGTTTTTGTGTTAGTAGGAATGCTCAATTAAGAGTTCTTACAATGGTGGAATCGAGAGAGAAAGTGGTGTAGAGAGTagcgctatgctaatctagggcTTTGCTCGGATGTCCCATGGTTTGATACTATTAGGTCTGATTGATCTATCTATGTTTCAGTTGTCTTCTTGTTTGGTCCTTTCCCATGCCTCTGCTTATACCGAGAGATAATAGGTGTACAAGTCAAATGGTTCGCTCTTGGCACCGCTGTTCCTCATTTGTCTTATAGTTTGGGACTGACAAAATCACAGCTAGCCACCCTCTAACGCCACTACTGCTGCCTAGTGATGACCACCAAGTGATGTCTGCTGCAGTGGCGCCTTCTCCATGTGAGCCTTCTACATTGCTTCAGGTGGACTTCATGGGTGGGTTCGCCCTTGGTTATAAGTCAGTTACAAAGAATGCTAACCTAACTAGATTACACAATATACCGAATTAGACAAATTCTATTTATGCCTATCTATTCTTTGTCTTCCAAGAAAGATGATGTACTTTGGGTATATTCTCTTTGATGGGGTGCCAGTGTTGGCCTTTGCTAGAATACCCGGGGTCGATGGAGTCGACAAATATTATGGGTTTACTTTAACTTATTCAATAATTACACGTGGTAATAATTCACATACATATTTACGGGCTATTCTTTCATAATGACAGATGTGGTTAATTTTGTAAACAATAGAAGTAGATCCAATTACTATTTATGTCAGATGACAATAATCGGTGCCGGAATATTTCTGAATTGTGCGAATTTCTTGTATGGATTAATGTGAAGACTTTAAAAAGGAATGCCTAATTAGTGATCGTTAGAGAAAGCTTACTGTCCTTACGGTCTAAAATGCATGGAAGTCACTGTGCGTTACTGTATCTGTGCGTTAGTGGAGCTTGCATTTTATTTAgcagtggtaggctaatgatatCGATGGATACAACCTCAATAGCACCGCGAAGAAGAAGGTGATGGCAGGCAGTGAGCTGTCTGCTGCAGATGCCACCGTTGCTGAGGTGAACTTGAGGCTTACATGGTACAGATTTACGCCAAGCGCAATCCTGAAAAGCAATTTCCACAGGCAAACCAGGGACTGATTATTGAACTCTTGATATGGCATGAGTATACCATTGATCGTTTTTTCGTTTTTGTTTTGCAGGAGTAAGTTAATTAAACACGTAAAGATGAGCGCATACCCGATCAAGGCACaaaggaagagcttgaagagcaCCCGAGATGACATGATGGGTCGTTGTGCATTTTTCCTACAAATATAATCAAACGGACCTGCATTTCTCAGCAAATCAAACAATATATATAATACTAAAcgtcgtatatatatatatatatatatatagagagagagagagagagagagagagagagagagagagagagagagagagagagatggatTGTTACTTTCGGAGAAGAGCTATAGGCAGCAAGATGAGGGAGCCAGCTGCCTGGCGGTAGAAGATGTAGACGTAGGTGTTCATCCCCTGGTTGAAAGCAGCCTTGGATATCACAAACATGCCAGTGTAGATCAGCTGTACGACGATGGCCACGTAATAAGGCTTCATATTCGCCTCCATGATAGATCTCCAAAGTGATGCAAGGCGTGTGGAGCGTGTGCTTAGTGAGTGTGTGCgagctagagagagagagagagagagagagagagagagagagagagagagagagtttagTGCCAATGTGCGCTCATTTTAAGCTTCTCTCCGCCGGTTCTGGAATCAAATTGAAGCAGGCACTGCTGTGCCGTCTTTGGCCGGCGGGTTGACCCGGCAGTGGCTTGGATTTGCATGCGAGTTGAATCGGTCAGCAACGGTTTGGACCCAGAGCTGCAGTCGGTGTCTCAGGAGTCAGGAGGACCCTCGTGCATATCTCGTGcataattcaaaaaaaaaaaaaaaaacacacgtTACCAACTAGGAAAAAAGACGTCTGCAATGACTACTTTTTCTTGCGTAAACGTCGGCAATGACTACATGGGTATTATTAGCGTCATTGCATACTAAATTATCCTACTAGCACTGAGTGGAGCTCTCTACTCCTTGGAGTGACGTTCTTGTCTTGGAAGTGAGGGATACCACTATATAGTAGTTGAAGAAGGCCCGCATATCCAAGTCAGTTTTCCTTGAGTTTATCAGCCAAATCAGTCATCtattcaacaatgtttttctctcataataaatcagtcaaCAGTATTTTCTATCATGACTTATCAGCTAAACGCAAACAGTACTCTTTCCGTCCTATTGAAAGTGTCATTTTTTAGTTTCAGTGTTTTTATTTGTCCATTTGTCTTATTCAATATTATATaaatagtaaaataaataaatcattgctAAAGTACTTTTATTGACAAAACAAGTCATAACAAAATGaataagatatatataaaattttgaataaggCGAACGATCAAACAAGAAATCTGAAAATAAAGAACGACACTTCAATGGAACGGGAGTATGTGCCTATTTGCATATTGACCAGAGTCCAGAGGAAAGCCATGGAGCTCTAGGGAGAAAACCAAGGGTTAGACGACCCATATGGTGTCCTTCGATCCCCTATGGGCTAGCCCTTCTCTCCGCAGGAAAGCTTGGTCCACTTGTGATTTGTTATTTTTCACTAAGTTTGGTTGTGAAATTGCTTTCTTGTCCCTTTCAATCCTTGTGCATTGCATCAGGTTGCCCCCCCACTAGCCCTACCTTTGCTCCATATTAAATGCACCCATAGAGTTTTACTGTTTATGTGAAAGTCTTATGTTTGACTTTGCTAATTCAGTgttatatggccttgtttagatccaatttttttaaattttgacactgtagcactttcgtttttatttgacaaacattgtctaatcatggagtaactaggcttaaaagattcgtatcgtgatttacaagtaaactgtgtaattagttatcttttttatctatatttaatgttccataccagtgccgcaagattcgatgtgacggggaatcttgtaaagttttgaggtttttgggtgcatctaaacaaggccttagttccacccaaactaaaaactttacaagattccatgtcacatcgaatcttgcggcacatgcattaaacattaaatatagataaaaacaaaaactaattgcacagtttgttcgtaaatcgtgagacgaatcttttaagcctagttacttcatgacaGTTTGttcgtaaatcgtgagacgaatcttttaagcctagttacttcatgattggacaatgtttgtcaaataaaaataaaagtgctatagtgtaccaaaaatttttcgtgtaggaactaaacaaagcctatatAACATACCTTGGTAGATGCCTTTGGATCTGATGGACATTAACCACGCCGCAAGTCATGTTATCAGCCAAAAAAAGGGCAACTTGTTCTAAATGATCCAGTTTGAGTTGAAACGAAAAGTTATGATTCAAATCagcctgggccttgtttagttccaaaattttttgcaaaataggaatagtacctcgtttgtatttgacaaatattatccaattatatactaactagactccaaagatttgtctcgtcaatttcgatcaaactgtgcaattagtttttattttcgtctatatttaaaactttatgcatgcgtctaaagatttgatgtgacagggaatctgaaaaattttgtaaaattttttggaagtaaacaaagcccTGGTATGTCCATGTGCGACCCGAGGATTAAAATCTGATGGTGCCAATCTCAAGATCCACAAATTGACCAATGTGAGTGACCGAGCTCAGTCAAACGAGAAAACAAGGTTATCACCGAGATAGATCGATGCGTCAAGGAAACACTGCGCAGACACAACGCCGACGACCTGCCTGCGTAACTGCGTTTTGTTGTCAACACATGCACCAGTCGAGGCACCGGCGGACACCGAGCATGTGGCCGCACATGAGAGCTGCATCACCGAAGGGATGTTATCGGATTcatctcaatccacatgtgttggagtggattggagtggaatttaTTTCACGTTCCACTCCAACCCACACCAActcatgtggattgatgcgaatccgactacatccaaacaaagccgAAGCATCCATTGGCATCAGAGAGAACTGCTAGTTAGGtatttagtttttaaaaaaattcaagattcccgtcacatcgaatatttagatgcatgtaaacattaaatatagatataaaaataactaattgcacaatttatttgtaatttacgagataaatttttttgaacctaattagtctatagttgaacaacaattattaaatacaaacaagaccttaatctATGGCTAATTGGTTGCCAGGTCTCTATCCGGCTGTCTGTCATTCAGAAGAGAAATAGAAATATATAGCCAAGTCAATATCCACTGGCCTGTTCCTGAAATACGGCAtataaattttgaaatttgactattgtaatattttcatttgtattcgataaatattatctaataatagactaaataggctcaaaagattcatctcataaattacaggtaaattatataattagttattttttatctatatttaatgctcctgcTGCAAAATTCAATGTGATGATTGACGAAaatagtaaacaaggcccaagtactccctccgtcctattGAAAATGTCGTTTTTGACTTTCAAATTTTTTATTTGACTATTTATCTTATTCAATTTTTTATGCAAATAATAAAGTAAATAAATTATTGTTAAAATACTTTTATTGACTAAATaagtcataacaaaataaataatatttatataaattttttaaTAAGACGAATGGTTAAACAAGAAATCTGAAAGTAAAAAATGACACTTTTAATAGAACAGAAAGAGTATGTGGGTGTTTACATGTTGACTAGAGTCCAGAGAAAAGCGGTGGAGCTCTAGGGAGAAATCCAAGGGTCAGAGGACCCATAGGGTGTCCTCCGATCCCCTATCCTGTGTGGGGCTGGCCCCTCTGGAGAAAGGCTTGGTCCACCTATGATTTGTTGTTTTTCACTAAAAGGATGTTTGGTTGAGGGTGTTAAAGTTTAGCAGGTACTGTAgcgtttttgttttatttgacaattattgtccaatcatggactaattaggcttaaaagattcatctcgcaaattactatgtagctgtgtttttagtttcgtatagTCTAAAATTagtactctatgtatgtgtccaaatattcgataTGATGAGAGTTAAGTTTAACTCTCCAACCAAATAAGGCCTAAGTTTGGTCACTTAGTGTTTTGTGAAGCATTTTCGTGTCCCTTTTAATCCTTGTGTATTGCATCAGGTGGGCTGGTGTCGGGTGACCTAGAGTTTTGGCCCCTACTAGCCCTGTCAAATGAAATAGGTCTATGTCTAGGTTCGGTGTATCTTCTAGATGAGGTTAAGATCCTAGATCATAACTAACAGATGTAATCTTCATTAGTTGTTGTAACAAACTTGTCTTGTATATGCCACCGCCGTGGAGGCTGTTTCCCGGCTTATATAAACACGGAACCGAGAGCCAGGCAAAGGCATCTCGTTAACTCATCTTTACATGGTATCTAGAGCCTCTTTCCCTATGGAAGTACGCCATGGCTTCCTCGTCTTCATCTTCCGCTCAACAATTTGTGATCTCTGCTCTTGGTTTCCTCCCAGTCAGCGAGAAGCTGACACGAGGAAATTTCCCGCTTTGGAAAGCACAAGTGATCACGGGCATTAGAGGAGCAGAAGCTTTCGAGTTCCTCAGCCCTGGTGCAGCGCCGCCGGCCAAGTACCTGGCGAAGAAGGCGGGCGATGATGACAAGGAGCCGCCGATCCTGAATAAGGAATACACCACGTGGGTGGCAAAGGACCAACAGGTCCTGAGCTATCTGTTTGTGTCCTGCGGGCAAGAGATCCGTCAACAGATCTCGTCTGCGACCACTGTTGCCCAGGCTTGGGCCAAGATCGAGGAGTTCTTCTCCTCCCAGTCTCGTGCACGTGTGATAAGCACCCGGATGGCGCTGGCAACGGCGTCCAAGGGTAATTCCACCGTTGCTGAATACTACACCAaaatgaaaggtctcgtagatGAGATGGCTTCTACGGGACGACGTCTCGAGGATGATGAGATGGTATCCTACATCCTCACGGGTCTTGGCGATGACTATGACTCCGTCATGACTTCTGTCGCCAACAGGGTGGAGCCGATCTCCTTGGGAGAGCTCTACACCCAACTTGTTGCGCATGAGTAGCGCCTGGAGCTTCGCAACGGGGGATCTAACTCCTCCGTCAACCTGGCGTCTCATGGAGGACGCGGTGGTGGAAACTCCTACAACTCCAACCGTTGACGCGGGGGTTTTActcgtggtggcggcggcggtggccgcaacaacaacaacaacaagggAGGACGCAACGTCACTCGCGTGCCTTTCCAAGCTGGTGTGATCTGCCAAGTCTGCGGCAAGGAAGGTCATCCGGCCCTCAATTGCTTCAAGAGGTTCGATGCTAATTTTTAGGACCACCACAGAAGTCTGTCTTTGCATCCACCTCGGGGTATGGGGTGGATACAAATTGGTATATGGATTCTGGAGGCGACCGATCACATCACCAGCGAATTGGACAGGCTCTCCTTCTGCGACAAGTACCATGGTGGTGATCGTGTTCATGCCGCGAATGGCTCAGGTATGGAGATTTCACACGTTGGTCATAGTATTGTGCAATCCCCTTCGCATAAGATTCATCTATGCAATGTTCTTCATGTTCCTGATGCCAGCAAACATCTAGTATCTGTTAATCGTCTTACTCGAGATAACAATGTTTTTGTTGAATTTCATCCTGATCATTTTTCCATAAAGGAGGCGGTGACGAAGAGAACGCTTCTCAGAGGCAGAGCTGAAGGAGGTCTTTACCCCATCAAGTCTTTTTCGAGTAGTTCTTCACCAAATAAACAAGCTCTTGGAA contains:
- the LOC110437095 gene encoding uncharacterized protein LOC110437095, giving the protein MASSSSSSAQQFVISALGFLPVSEKLTRGNFPLWKAQVITGIRGAEAFEFLSPGAAPPAKYLAKKAGDDDKEPPILNKEYTTWVAKDQQVLSYLFVSCGQEIRQQISSATTVAQAWAKIEEFFSSQSRARVISTRMALATASKGNSTVAEYYTKMKGLVDEMASTGRRLEDDEMVSYILTGLGDDYDSVMTSVANRVEPISLGELYTQLVAHE
- the LOC8062239 gene encoding WAT1-related protein At5g64700 gives rise to the protein MEANMKPYYVAIVVQLIYTGMFVISKAAFNQGMNTYVYIFYRQAAGSLILLPIALLRKKNAQRPIMSSRVLFKLFLCALIGIALGVNLYHVSLKFTSATVASAADSSLPAITFFFAVLLRMEDVKLRSSSGIAKVTGVALCLAGVFTIAFFSGPSISPLNHHHAFASNPAPAGSTQVVPRAVWIQWTFLMVVGEMCWCLWIILEATVLKDYPDKLVVTVTVCLFSTVQTFIVAVVAERDFSKWKLGFNISLLAILYSGSMVTGASYYLQTWCLQMRGPMFFAAWTPLCFVFTVFCSSFFLGEIVHLGSILGGILLVGSLYTILWGKSKESETDNVADDTEKNEHKKSSQSYPEELQHTIAEVKESTLTGLPALHVQEP